Part of the Paenibacillus guangzhouensis genome is shown below.
TTTGAAGACTGGAGTGAGTATGCCGGAATGCCTTATTTCGGAGCTGTGACGGGCGATGCCAATGAGCTTGGCATTAACGGAGCTTTAATGCAACGTCAAGGCCCTCCACCGCAACCAGGCCAGGCAATGAACGGCTATGCATGCACAATAGGAATTGGAGATTACGATTCAACGGAAGCGAAGATTCTTCAGCTTGGAGGCAAAGTCGCAGTGCCGAAGCATGCCCTACCTGGTATGGCGTGGCAAGGTTATTATGTGGATTCCGAAGGCAATATTTTTGGAATTCATCAGCCGGATAAGGATGCGAAATAATTTCTTCAACAAAAAAGAACACCCAGACCTCATGCGGTCTGGGTGTTTAGTTTTTTGCTGGAGGCGAGGGGAATGTTCATATCTTTGTTACATTCAAAAACACTACTAAACTTGCCATAATATTTTTCTATTGTCCACGACACATAGGCTTCTACGCGTAACAATCACAATTTTGATCGCTCATATTGATGCATTCGTTGTTAATGTCCACACAACTTGTACATGATTACACTATTATATCTATATGATGCACTACACAACCAAGCACAAATTTTAAAACATTGGGTTGGTGATATGCCTATGATCTATACAGCTCTTGGGGATTCCATTACCTTTGGGAAAGATGCCTCCTCCATGGTAAATGCTTATCCCCAATTGATCGTATCTGCATTAAACACACGCTCCCGTAAGGTTACTGCGCATGTTCTGGCTCGGTCTGGTTGGAGCAGCAAAAATTTATTAGATTCGGTGTTATGGCGAGGCGCCTCCATGATTCATCAATCGGATGTGGTTTCTATATGGATCGGAGGAGTAGATCTAGCGAACGCCGCGATTTCTTCCCTTAGAAGTCAAT
Proteins encoded:
- a CDS encoding VOC family protein: MGRIVHFEIHVDNMERAKTFYGEVFGWTFEDWSEYAGMPYFGAVTGDANELGINGALMQRQGPPPQPGQAMNGYACTIGIGDYDSTEAKILQLGGKVAVPKHALPGMAWQGYYVDSEGNIFGIHQPDKDAK